CACAGAAGGTTAATGCAAATGTAGTCCCAGTGTGTACTGCAGAGCTGAGAATACTACTGAACCATGCACTGGCTGCTATTTGGACACAAGCTCTTCTGTTCATTATAGTCTCATAATGAAGAGGTTGGCAGATGGCGACATATCGATCGTATGCCATGACTGTGAGGAAGCTGAGCTCAGCTACAGCGAACAAGGGAAAGAGAAAGACTTGGGTGAGGCACCCAGAATAAGAAATTGACCTGGAGTTGGTTAGTGAATTGACCATGGATTTAGGAATGGGGACAGAGATGTAGCAGAGGTCTATGAAGGATAAGTTCagcaggaagaagtacatgggggtgtgaagatgATGGTCAAGGGCTACGACTGTGACGATGAGGAGATTCCCCATCAGGGCTGCCAGATAAAGAACTAGAAACACTAGAAAGTGTAACAGCTGCAGCTCCCGAACACCAGAGAATCCCAAGAGAAGAAACTCGGTCATTGAAGTTTGGTTGCTCATTTTCCTTCTCAGTACACTGTGTCCTGCCTGTAGAGGGAAGGGCAAGGACAATGGTCAGAATTAGAGTAACAGATCCAATGACTCTGATTCTCATCTTAATAATATCTCATGAATGTCAAAGGAGCACAGCACTCTTCACTTCCATTGATAGAAGTCATGAGGGCTCCTCACCACCAACAATCGGAGCACTTCTCCAGTGTGTGATCACACTGgtgtaaggtgaccag
This DNA window, taken from Emys orbicularis isolate rEmyOrb1 chromosome 12, rEmyOrb1.hap1, whole genome shotgun sequence, encodes the following:
- the LOC135887125 gene encoding olfactory receptor 14A16-like — encoded protein: MSNQTSMTEFLLLGFSGVRELQLLHFLVFLVLYLAALMGNLLIVTVVALDHHLHTPMYFFLLNLSFIDLCYISVPIPKSMVNSLTNSRSISYSGCLTQVFLFPLFAVAELSFLTVMAYDRYVAICQPLHYETIMNRRACVQIAASAWFSSILSSAVHTGTTFALTFCGGNMVDQFFCEIPQLLKLTCSDTYRRESGAIVFSACLSLSCFVFIIVSYVQIFTTVLRIPSEQGRSKAFSTCLPHLFVVSLFLWTLTVAYLKPTSSSTSGWDLVVGVLYSVVPPVMNPIIYSMRNKEIQTALRRLIAGRLFTMNIKSIVLP